ATCAAAACCGACTTATGAAGTATTCTGCTTTACATACTTCATTCAGTGTTTGCGGCTGCTATTAGGCTCAAAAAGTTGTCGTTTTTGCCTGGTCAGGTTCTTGTTTGAATTTTTAACGGATCCAACATCGTATATGATGAAATAGCACATATAAACTTGGCATTGTTATGTACTTCGTGAACATTGCTGTTAATGCTATAGTTTCtgaaaatatattgtttttcgCATTGGCAGGTACAGAGCAGTGACAAGTGCATACTATAGAGGTGCAGTGGGAGCGATGCTAGTTTATGATATGACAAAGCGCCAGTCATTCGATCACATGGCAAGGTGGCTGGAGGAACTAAGAGGACATGCTGATAAGAATATTGTTATAATGCTCATCGGAAACAAATGCGACTTAGGAAGTCTCCGAGCGGTGCCAACAGAAGATGCACAAGAATTTGCTGAAAGAGAGAACCTGTTCTTCATGGAGACATCGGCTCTGGAGTCGACAAATGTGGAAACTGCATTCTTCACAATTTTAACAGAGATTTATAGGATAATCAGCAAGAAAAGTCTTGCAGCTGGGGAAGAGATAGATATTGGTTCAAATCCAGGGCTGTTTAAAGGGACTAATATAGTTGTTCCTGGACAGGACCAAGACTCTGGGAGAAAAGGGTGTTGCTTTGCTTCGTGAATTTCACATAATTCCATAATCATTTCAGTCGTGACATTGTTTTTCTATTCCACTTGGATTTATACTAAGAAACATGTATTAGTAATTTGTAGAGAGACTGGCCTGATACCATGGATGAAGGATTAGTTAAGCTATgatctctctcttctctctctctctctctctctctctctctctcctcctcTTATCTGAAGAAAAGATTTCTGACAATGATTATTTCCCAGCCCAAGCTCTATTGAAACCAAAagtttctacaaaaaaaaatgccaACCCCAGACAACTATTTTTAGATCTAACAGTGGAGCAAGATCTGAAGAACAAACTCAGTCTCCCTTGGTCTATGGATATTGCACATTGTGAAAGTTCATCCATATTTTAACATATAAATCATCATTTCAGATGTATTCAAAGAGATACCTTCTCCCGATGCCTTGCTTCCCTATCGCCAAGCTTTATTGGCAGAGGCAACTTTTAGGATGCATGCCAATGCGGGCAATTAGCGTCGACATATCCTTGAAATGTCGATGGTTGTTAAAAAGCATAATCAATTGAAGATGTagttcttttaaaaaaagaaaaattaaatctcACTTTTTTTCCATTTCAGTATTAACAGTGAAGAATTTTGGGAAaattgtacggatgacccaatttttgggtccaaaatgtcaaatgacccatttttaaaaaataatgtcaattgaccctctgcttACGTCATCACGGGATGAGATTACAAAAATTGCCTTTGATAACCGTTTCGCTAATCTTGCTCTTGCTGTCTGTTTATCTTCCATCGTGATGTGATTGTTTGTTACTTGTACgattgatttgacaattttcacgaaATCTGTCTACATCTTAAAATTGTTAACACAGCAAAATGTTGTattctttaaaatctaaacttcaTTTGAACTGTCACCTTGTTGAATGGAGATTTATTGAACGAGGTTTTCTAGAGCGGAGTTTTTTGGAACCAAACGGAGTTTTCAGAACGGAACAGACTTTTCTTGAACTTGGTCTCATTGGTGTTTGTAGAAATGTGGTCTCAAAACAGGTATGTAAATAGACATTGTAAAATAGCATAACGAAAGGGGTGTGAGAAAGAGGGACAAAGAGAAAGGTGGAGAGAGCAACATTGAGCACCAAcaagagagtgagattgagcGACAACGAGAGGCACAAGAGCGAGAGAAATTAGGAGTGAGAGCCGCGAGAGCGAGAGCACGTGGGAGTGACAGCGAGAGAGATCCATGTGTATTACTATCTGCTTAATaaaaaatgttctcttgctttgtaggatgacacAAAAGTGTGTACTAATTTGATACGGAGATCATTGGGATGAGAACCAAAATTTGTATGTTGAAGGCGAGCTAATAGGAATCGTTGTGCCTATTACcttgaagtatgaagaacttaaagctCACATTTACAGGATTGCAGATGTAAGTTGCTCAGAGTTTGATGTTGTTATGAGtgttaaatataagcttgactTTGAAGCCCCTCTACAGTACATACGGAATGACGATGATGTCTACTTCCTTCTTTGTCGGGATGATCTTTCTACAGTTCAGCTATATGTAACACTAAAATCATACCACGACGAAAATGTGAATATGAGTGATGATGGTATAGGTGTAGACAGACAATACGAGGTATCATATAAGCTTAATCGAGAAGAGggtgatattccattgtctatgaacactcaaccatcaacattatcaatagACAATGACAGCATTCGTGCAATGGACTTTGAAAGAGAAACTCAATGTAACAGAACTGTGCCTGGTAATAAGAGATCAGCAGGCTTGAATTTTAGGGATTGTGGTCCTTCAGAAGAGTATGATCCTTTCATGGTCGATAATGAGAGATCAGTAGGATtaaattttatggattgtggtccttcagAGGTGCATAGACCTGCAGTGGCTATTACTGAGAGATCAgcaggattgaattccatgtcgATGTTGTAAAGGGGAATTGATTATGCCTAACACCTCTTCATCCGAGATAGATGTTGAAGTTGGCCAAATTTTTTTGAGTAAGAGTGATTTAAAAAGGAGATTGTCTATTCTGtgcataaacaataattttaaatataaggtAAGGAAGTCAACTAAGTCTTTGTTTACTGTTAAATGTATAGAGGATAATTGTAAGTGGAACTTTTTGTGCAGTTAAAATTCCAGGGTGTGACATATTTAAGATCACAAAGTATATGCAGTTGCACACATGTTctattggaattttaaatcatgaccatagacaagcaatggcTGCAGTAGTTGGAGAGCTAATCAAAGACAAGTTCACAGGCATAGGACGTGTTTATAAACCTCGTCACATCGTCGAGGATATGAGGAAAGAGTACGACGTAAACATAAGTTACGATAAGGTGTGGCATGCAAGGGAAACAGCTTATACTCTCGCCAGGGGTACTCCAGAAGAGTCGTATGCTCTTTTACATGCATATGGTGAAATGTTAAAGATGGAGAATCCAGGTACAAAGTTTCAAATCAAACTTGAAAATGATGTCCATTTCAAGTAcatgtttatggcattaggagcttgtattagaggtttttAAAGTCATCGGCCtgtgataattgttgatggatcgcatctgaaaggaaaatacaaatgGACCATGTTGATCGACGTCTCCATGGATGGCAATAACCAAGTttacccactagcatatgccatagtggacaatgaaaTTGATTGAGCTTGGAAGTGGTTTATGTCGAACTTGAAGTGTGCCATTGGAGAACCCCCTAACTTGGTGTTTGTGTCCAATCGAGCGGTATCTATTGGCAATACCATTCATGCAGTTTTTCCCACagcatttcatggattgtgcaccTACCACCtagaaaataatattctttCCAACTTTAAGGACAACACGATTGTTGGGATGTTCAAGGATGCCGCCAGGGCATTTCACATGTCAGAGTTCCAAGCACACTGGGACCAACTACGTACTTTTCGAAATGGTGCAGTATTGAAATATTTGAAGGATATTGGTCTTGAAAGGTGGGTGCGTGTTTACCAAACAGAACgaagatatgataacatgacGTCCAATAAtgcagagtgtttcaattcattGACCAAAGAATATCGACAGTTGCCCATAATGTGCTTGTTGGAACACATTTGAGGCCTCATCCAGTCATGGTTTTATGAAGGGAGAAATTATTGGGCATCTCGAACGACGTCACACTCAGACTACTGTGAAAACCGATTAGCGACTGAGTGTGACAAAGGCAGACGATATCGCGTTGAGTCGATTGATTGTTATAGGATCCATGTGTGGGACAATCAGTTGGATGGTATTGTGAACCTCCATACGAAAGAATGCACATGTAAGGAATTTGACTCACTCGGTATCCCATGTTTGCATGCGATTATGGCTGTGCAAGAACGAAACATCTCCATCCATGATTTGTGCAGTCCATTCTGTAGCATTGACTCCCTCATGGTTGCTTATGTAGAGCCTGTAAATCCACTCGGTcacatatctgaatggaaaAGACTTCCGGGATATGTGGAAAAGCATATTACACCTCCTAGAAGAGTAGTACAGGTCGGGCGACGAAGAGTACAAAGAATACCATCAAGAAGAGAACAACGCAGACAAATAAAATGTGGTAGGTGTGGGAACTACGGGCATAATCAACAAAACTACAGTGAACCGCTGACGTCCGGGCGACCTATTGATTCTAATACAAATGATTCAAATGTCAGTCGATTGTAGTTGCCTATGTGACACTTGTCTTTGTAATTGTCTATGTGCCACTTGTCTATGTAATTGTCTATGTGCCACTTGTCTATTCACAAATCCTcaaaactgaaacattctatatGCCACTTTAATCCTCAAAACTGTAATTTTCT
The nucleotide sequence above comes from Benincasa hispida cultivar B227 chromosome 3, ASM972705v1, whole genome shotgun sequence. Encoded proteins:
- the LOC120072975 gene encoding ras-related protein RABA4d, which gives rise to MSNLYGDYNQKIDYVFKVVLIGDSAVGKTQLLARFSRNEFSVDSKATIGVEFQTKTLVIDQKTVKAQIWDTAGQERYRAVTSAYYRGAVGAMLVYDMTKRQSFDHMARWLEELRGHADKNIVIMLIGNKCDLGSLRAVPTEDAQEFAERENLFFMETSALESTNVETAFFTILTEIYRIISKKSLAAGEEIDIGSNPGLFKGTNIVVPGQDQDSGRKGCCFAS